One genomic window of Meleagris gallopavo isolate NT-WF06-2002-E0010 breed Aviagen turkey brand Nicholas breeding stock chromosome 22, Turkey_5.1, whole genome shotgun sequence includes the following:
- the RPRD1B gene encoding regulation of nuclear pre-mRNA domain-containing protein 1B isoform X2, translated as MSSFSESALEKKLSELSNSQQSVQTLSLWLIHHRKHAGPIVSVWHRELRKAKSSRKLTFLYLANDVIQNSKRKGPEFTREFESVLVDAFSHVAREADEGCKKPLERLLNIWQERSVYGSEFIQQLKLSMEDSNSPQTKEEKKSSLKRTFQQIQEEEDDDYPGSYSPQDPSAGPLLVGGKGWEKFCRSPRCGPTTRWSSNK; from the exons ATGTCCTCCTTCTCGGAGTCGGCGCTGGAGAAGAAGCTGTCGGAGCTGAGCAACTCCCAGCAGAGCGTGCAGACGCTGTCGCTGTGGCTCATCCACCACCGCAAGCACGCAGGGCCCATCGTCTCCGTCTGGCACCGGGAGCTCCGCAAAG cAAAATCAAGTAGGAAACTTACTTTCCTATACTTAGCAAATGATGTCATCCAGAACAGTAAGAGGAAAGGTCCTGAATTTACAAGGGAATTCGAATCTGTTCTTGTGGATGCTTTTTCTCATGTTGCCAG AGAAGCAGATGAGGGCTGCAAAAAGCCCTTGGAACGATTGCTTAACATCTGGCAAGAAAGAAGCGTGTATGGCAGTGAGTTCATACAGCAGCTGAAACTTTCTATGGAAGACTCCAATAGTCCCCAAACTAAAG aagagaagaagtCGTCTCTGAAGCGGACTTTTCAGCAAATAcaagaggaggaagatgatgatTACCCTGGGAGCTACTCACCCCAGGACCCCAGCGCTGGGCCACTGCTGGTAGGTGGGAAGGGGTGGGAGAAGTTCTGCAGGTCTCCTCGCTGTGGTCCCACCACAAGGTGGAGCTCCAACAAGTGA
- the RPRD1B gene encoding regulation of nuclear pre-mRNA domain-containing protein 1B isoform X1: MSSFSESALEKKLSELSNSQQSVQTLSLWLIHHRKHAGPIVSVWHRELRKAKSSRKLTFLYLANDVIQNSKRKGPEFTREFESVLVDAFSHVAREADEGCKKPLERLLNIWQERSVYGSEFIQQLKLSMEDSNSPQTKVAEEKKSSLKRTFQQIQEEEDDDYPGSYSPQDPSAGPLLVGGKGWEKFCRSPRCGPTTRWSSNK; encoded by the exons ATGTCCTCCTTCTCGGAGTCGGCGCTGGAGAAGAAGCTGTCGGAGCTGAGCAACTCCCAGCAGAGCGTGCAGACGCTGTCGCTGTGGCTCATCCACCACCGCAAGCACGCAGGGCCCATCGTCTCCGTCTGGCACCGGGAGCTCCGCAAAG cAAAATCAAGTAGGAAACTTACTTTCCTATACTTAGCAAATGATGTCATCCAGAACAGTAAGAGGAAAGGTCCTGAATTTACAAGGGAATTCGAATCTGTTCTTGTGGATGCTTTTTCTCATGTTGCCAG AGAAGCAGATGAGGGCTGCAAAAAGCCCTTGGAACGATTGCTTAACATCTGGCAAGAAAGAAGCGTGTATGGCAGTGAGTTCATACAGCAGCTGAAACTTTCTATGGAAGACTCCAATAGTCCCCAAACTAAAG ttgcagaagagaagaagtCGTCTCTGAAGCGGACTTTTCAGCAAATAcaagaggaggaagatgatgatTACCCTGGGAGCTACTCACCCCAGGACCCCAGCGCTGGGCCACTGCTGGTAGGTGGGAAGGGGTGGGAGAAGTTCTGCAGGTCTCCTCGCTGTGGTCCCACCACAAGGTGGAGCTCCAACAAGTGA